One genomic region from Alosa alosa isolate M-15738 ecotype Scorff River chromosome 12, AALO_Geno_1.1, whole genome shotgun sequence encodes:
- the LOC125304864 gene encoding interleukin-1 beta-like yields the protein MADVYFNLAAALESYKPDSVEAESTIKIKEHDAECDQHSGIDIEVVDEPHNIVIALHRLKKTQKLQGTEFSDEELCNIFFENVVEEYVTPTVHQKTTNAADHYDSSEQPPQKSFICDVRNKFLVLSKGITTELQAITLQSGNKSRRVQLELTTYKPSVTPDKGRPIALGVGEDLYLSCTSSSGKPVLGLEVVKKEDLKSISGDMKRFLFNKTVSGQTVTSFESVKYKGYFISTSYTDGQRVDMCQSQDVPDRLTTFTLV from the exons ATGGCTGACGTGTATTTCAATTTGGCTGCAGCTTTGGAAAG CTACAAACCCGACTCTGTGGAAGCTGAATCAACGATCAAG atcaAAGAACACGATGCAGAGTGTGACCAACATTCAGGAATCGACATAGAGGTGGTTGATGAGCCTCATAACATCGTCATTGCCTTGCACCGTTTAAAGAAAACCCAGAAGCTGCAGGGCACTGAATTCTCAGACGAGGAGCTGTGCAACATTTTCTTTGAGAATGTGGTGGAAG AGTATGTGACACCAACAGTCCatcaaaaaacaacaaatgctGCTGACCACTATGACTCGTCTGAACAACCGCCGCAAAAGTCCTTCATCTGTGATGTTCGAAACAAGTTCCTGGTTCTAAGTAAAGGAATCACCACGGAGCTGCAGGCCATCACCCTCCAGAGTGGGAACAAGAGCAGAAGGG TCCAACTGGAACTGACTACATACAAACCCTCGGTCACACCTGACAAAGGCCGACCTATTGCCTTGGGGGTGGGAGAAGACCTCTACCTCTCATGCACGTCTTCCTCTGGGAAACCTGTTCTAGGCTTAGAG gtgGTGAAAAAGGAAGACCTGAAGAGCATCAGTGGCGACATGAAGCGATTCCTGTTCAACAAGACAGTCTCTGGGCAAACAGTGACCAGCTTCGAGTCAGTGAAGTATAAAGGCTACTTCATCAGTACGTCTTACACTGATGGACAGCGAGTGGACATGTGCCAGAGTCAGGATGTCCCGGACCGCCTGACGACTTTCACGCTTGTGTGA